TTAGAACAGAAAATCTTCCACCAACATTATCTGGTACTACAAATGTTTCATATCCCTCAGTATCAGATAATTTTTTTAATGCTCCTTTACTTTTATCAGTAGTAGCATAAATTCTACGTGCTGCCTCAGCTTTACCATATTTATCTTCTAATTTTTTCTTAAATAATCTAAATGCTATAGCTGGTTCTGTAGTAGTTCCTGATTTAGAAATTACATTAATAGAAAAATCTCTATCTCCAACTAAATCTAATAAATGTTGTAAATAAACTGGACTCATATTAGTTCCTGCAAAATATATTTCAGGTCCTTTTCTACTAGATTTCGGTTGATTATTATAGAATGTATTAGATAAAAATTCTATAGCTGCTTTTGCACCTAAATATGAACCTCCTATACCTATAACTATTAAAACCTCTGAATCATTTTGAATTTTAGAAGCTGCTTTTTTAATTTTTTCAAATTCTGCTTTATCATAATTTTTAGGTAAATCAACCCATCCTAAAAAGTCATTCCCAGCTCCTTTTCCTTCCATTAATATTTTATCTGCTAACTCAACAAAAGGTCTTATTTGGTCAAATTCGTGTTTACTAATAAAATTTTCAGTGTACTTATTTTCTAATCTTAATTTCATTTTTTTCTCCTTATTTACTTAATTCAACTAACTCTTTTTCTATTTTTTTAAAGTCTAAGTTTTCTGATTCTATATCTTTAAAATATCTATATGTTTTAACTTTTAATTCAAGTGCTGCATCTTCATCTATTACTAAAATAGCTTTTCTATGTAATTGTAAAGCTGATATAGTCCATAAATGATTTACACCATCTTCTATTCCCTTATGTATAGCATAGGCTTTCTTAGGACCATTAGCCATTATTAATACTTCACGTGAATCCATTATAGTTCCAACTCCAACAGTTAAAGCAAGTTTAGGTACTTGTGTTATATCATTATTAAAGAATCTTGAATTAACAAGTATAGTATCTTGTGTTAACTCTTTATCTCTAGTTCTTGATGAAAGAGATGATCCTGGCTCATTAAACGCTATATGTCCATCTTCTCCAATTCCACCTAAAAATAGGTTAATTCCTCCAACACTCTTAATCTTATTTTCATATCTCTTACATTCTTCTTCAAGATCTTCTGCAAGTCCATTTAATATATTAATATTTTCTTTTTTAATATCTATATGATTAAAGAAATTTTCATACATAAAATAGTGATAACTTTGGTCATTTTCTGGTGATAATCCAACATACTCATCCATATTAAAAGTTATTACATTTTCAAAAGAAACTATTCCTTTTTTATTTAATTCTATTAAATTTCTATATGTTTCAAGTGGTGTTGAACCTGTTGGCAACCCTAATACAAAAGGTCTATCTTTTGTAGGTTTAAATTTAAGAATTTCTTTTGCAACGTGATATGCACTCCATTTTCCAACTTCTTTGCTATTCTTTACAATCAATAATCTCATTAATGAATCACTCCTTAGCTTATATTATATTATCTTTTTTTACCAATTCTACCAAACCCAGGTATATTACCTGAATTAAACATTTTCATCATTTGTTTCATCTGATCAAATTGTTTCATTAACTTATTAACTTGAGTTACATCTGTTCCTGAACCCTTTGCAATTCTTACTTTTCTACTACCAACTTTTAATAAATTAGGATTTCTACGCTCTTCAAGAGTCATAGAATATATAATTGCTTCAACTTTTTTCATTTCTTTTTCAGCACCTGTAAGATCTATGTCACCCAGTGCTCCCATACCTGGTAACATTTTTAATATTCCACCAAGAGATCCCATTTTTTTAATCATTTTAAACTGTTTTAAAAAGTCTTCATAATCAAATTGATTTTTTCTAAACTTAGCTTCCATTTCTTTAGCTTCTTTTTCATCTATAGCATCTTGAGCTTTTTCAACTAAAGTTACTACATCTCCCATTCCAAGTATTCTACTTGCAAGTCTTTCTGGATGGAAAAGAGAAACATCATCTAACTTTTCACCTTCACTTATGTACTTAATAGGTTTACCTGAGATTGCTTTAATAGATAAAGCTGCTCCTCCACGAGTATCTCCATCAAGTTTTGTTACCACTACACCAGTTATATCTAATTCATCATTAAAAGTTTTAGAAACATTAACAGCATCTTGTCCTGTCATCCCATCTACTACTAAAAGTATTTCATGTGGATTTACCTTACTTTTTACTTCTCTTAATTCCATCATTAATTCTTCATCTATATGTAATCTTCCAGCAGTATCTATTAAAATATAGTCAGAACCTTGACTATTTGCTTCTTTTAATCCTTTATCAACTATATCTAAAACATCATTACTTTCTTCAATAGTAAAAAAAGGTACTCCTATTTGTCCTGCTAAAACCATAAGTTGTTTTTTTGCAGCTGGTCTATAAACATCGGCCCCTATTAAAAATGGTTTATATTTTTCTTTTTTTAATAATTTTGATAATTTAGCTGCAAATGTTGTTTTACCTGCCCCTTGAAGCCCAACAAGCATTATTATAGTTGGCTTACTTTGAGACTTATTTAAAGATGTATTACTTCCACCTAAAATTTCTACTAATTCATCATTTATTATTTTTATAAACTGTTGTCTTGGATTAACTCCTTTAATTACTTCTTCTCCAAGAGCTTTTTCTTTTATTCTATTTACAAAATCTTTAACCACAGTATAGTTAACATCTGCTTCAAGCAATGCAAGTCTAACTTCTCTTAATGCTTCAGTTATATTACTTTCAGTAATTTTACTTTGTCCAGATAATTTTTTAAATGTATCTTGTAATTTATCACTTAAATTTTTGAACATTAAAATACCCCTTCTTCAAATTCTTCTATTAATTTATTTAAATTTTCTATACTTAGATTTTTTTTCAATTTATTTAAACTTTCTAAATATCTCTCATCTCTACTCATTATCCCTAATAAATCTTCATATTTTTCTAGCTGTTTACATCCTCTTTTAATATTATC
The nucleotide sequence above comes from Pseudostreptobacillus hongkongensis. Encoded proteins:
- the nagB gene encoding glucosamine-6-phosphate deaminase; the protein is MRLLIVKNSKEVGKWSAYHVAKEILKFKPTKDRPFVLGLPTGSTPLETYRNLIELNKKGIVSFENVITFNMDEYVGLSPENDQSYHYFMYENFFNHIDIKKENINILNGLAEDLEEECKRYENKIKSVGGINLFLGGIGEDGHIAFNEPGSSLSSRTRDKELTQDTILVNSRFFNNDITQVPKLALTVGVGTIMDSREVLIMANGPKKAYAIHKGIEDGVNHLWTISALQLHRKAILVIDEDAALELKVKTYRYFKDIESENLDFKKIEKELVELSK
- the ffh gene encoding signal recognition particle protein; amino-acid sequence: MFKNLSDKLQDTFKKLSGQSKITESNITEALREVRLALLEADVNYTVVKDFVNRIKEKALGEEVIKGVNPRQQFIKIINDELVEILGGSNTSLNKSQSKPTIIMLVGLQGAGKTTFAAKLSKLLKKEKYKPFLIGADVYRPAAKKQLMVLAGQIGVPFFTIEESNDVLDIVDKGLKEANSQGSDYILIDTAGRLHIDEELMMELREVKSKVNPHEILLVVDGMTGQDAVNVSKTFNDELDITGVVVTKLDGDTRGGAALSIKAISGKPIKYISEGEKLDDVSLFHPERLASRILGMGDVVTLVEKAQDAIDEKEAKEMEAKFRKNQFDYEDFLKQFKMIKKMGSLGGILKMLPGMGALGDIDLTGAEKEMKKVEAIIYSMTLEERRNPNLLKVGSRKVRIAKGSGTDVTQVNKLMKQFDQMKQMMKMFNSGNIPGFGRIGKKR
- a CDS encoding DNA-binding protein, with translation MKEIEEYIRYSTLFIYYKNLFSDKQKKYLEAYLEEDNTITEIAEAFNVTRQAVFDNIKRGCKQLEKYEDLLGIMSRDERYLESLNKLKKNLSIENLNKLIEEFEEGVF